One window of Medicago truncatula cultivar Jemalong A17 chromosome 2, MtrunA17r5.0-ANR, whole genome shotgun sequence genomic DNA carries:
- the LOC25487709 gene encoding NAC domain-containing protein 73, giving the protein MTQCSYPENNHSTILMERRKDSLIRTCPTCGHHIKCQDQGAGIHELPGLPAGVKFDPTDQEILEHLEAKVRSDIQMLHPLIDEFIPTLEGENGICCTHPEKLPGVGKDGLIRHFFHRPSKAYTTGTRKRRKVHTDADGSETRWHKTGKTRPVFVSGKLKGYKKILVLYTNYRKQRKPEKTNWVMHQYHLGNNEEEKEGELVVSKVFYQTQPRQCGGSLMKDSASFSDKKLNGDQGVHEVVNHKTSGFVEYYSTSFISFDQGEQHRSNNAQVISHFPVHDGTSFIP; this is encoded by the exons ATGACTCAGTGTAGTTACCCTGAAAATAATCATAGTACTATCCTTATGGAGAGACGCAAAGATAGCTTAATCAGAACTTGTCCTACATGTGGTCATCATATCAAATGCCAAGATCAG GGTGCTGGAATTCATGAGTTACCTGGACTACCTGCTGGGGTGAAGTTTGATCCAACTGATCAAGAGATTCTTGAACATTTGGAAGCAAAAGTGAGGTCTGATATTCAAATGCTTCATCCTTTAATTGATGAATTCATCCCTACTCTTGAAGGAGAGAATGGAATCTGCTGTACTCATCCAGAGAAGTTACCAG GAGTCGGCAAAGATGGACTGATCCGACATTTCTTTCACAGGCCATCAAAAGCATACACAACAggaacaagaaaaagaagaaaagtgcACACAGATGCTGATGGAAGTGAGACAAGATGGCACAAAACAGGTAAAACAAGGCCAGTTTTCGTGAGTGGCAAGTTAAAAGGGTATAAGAAAATTCTTGTGCTTTACACTAACTACAGAAAGCAAAGAAAGCCAGAGAAAACAAATTGGGTTATGCACCAATACCATCTTGGAAACAatgaagaggagaaagaagggGAATTGGTAGTTTCCAAAGTTTTCTACCAAACACAGCCTAGACAATGTGGTGGTTCATTGATGAAAGACTCGGCATCATTTTCTGATAAAAAACTAAATGGTGATCAAGGTGTGCATGAGGTGGTTAATCATAAAACCAGTGGATTTGTTGAATACTATAGTACTTCTTTCATATCTTTTGATCAAGGGGAACAACATAGATCAAACAATGCTCAAGTGATTTCACATTTTCCTGTCCATGATGGTACTTCTTTCATTCcttga
- the LOC25487710 gene encoding protein-lysine methyltransferase METTL21D: protein MKFTDSPVIELPVAGTTLSLHQNNLSMHVGTSVWPCSLVLVKFIDRWIHTPPNTTNPYTHLLNFQSKRAIELGCGCGVAGMGLYLLGLTDIILTDIPPVMPALKKNLKSNKPVLKKNLKYSILYWNNKDQINAVNPPFDFVVAADVVYIEESVPEFVNAMEVLVAEDGVVLLGYQIRSPEAHTVFWEMCGVVFDVEKVPHEDLHPEYAYEEADVFLLRKKKKQ from the coding sequence ATGAAGTTCACAGACTCACCGGTGATCGAACTTCCCGTCGCCGGAACCACCCTCTCTCTCCACCAAAACAATCTCTCCATGCACGTCGGAACCTCCGTATGGCCCTGCTCCCTCGTCCTGGTCAAATTCATCGACCGCTGGATCCACACTCCACCCAACACCACCAACCCCTACACCCACCTCCTCAACTTCCAATCCAAACGCGCCATCGAACTCGGCTGCGGTTGCGGCGTCGCTGGCATGGGTCTCTACCTTCTCGGACTCACCGACATCATCCTCACCGATATCCCTCCGGTTATGCCCGCACTCAAGAAGAATCTCAAATCGAATAAACCCGTTCTGAAGAAGAATCTGAAATACTCGATTTTGTATTGGAATAATAAGGATCAGATTAACGCGGTGAATCCTccgtttgattttgttgttgctgctgaTGTTGTTTATATCGAAGAATCTGTGCCGGAGTTTGTGAATGCTATGGAAGTGTTAGTGGCGGAGGATGGTGTTGTTTTGCTTGGGTATCAGATTAGGTCACCGGAGGCGCATACGGTTTTTTGGGAAATGTGTGGGGTTGTTTTTGATGTTGAGAAAGTTCCTCACGAGGATCTTCATCCTGAGTATGCTTATGAGGAAGctgatgtttttttgttgaggaagaagaagaaacagtGA
- the LOC25487711 gene encoding zinc finger protein MAGPIE, with protein MDNREISNGFLHENTTSSSNENPPILKRKRNLPGNPDPEAEVISLSPKTLMATNRFVCEICLKGFQRDQNLQLHRRGHNLPWKLKQRTSKEIRKRVYVCPEKTCVHNHPSRALGDLTGIKKHFCRKHGEKKWKCEKCSKFYAVQSDWKAHSKTCGTREYKCDCGTIFSRRDSFVTHRAFCDALAEETARINGSTNINNSLLGMGGNNIGNYNIMQNSLVPNIGTHFSSIFKPISCTNHETTNQTSRSGLSLWMSQTSHDTILANNSNLHEIHENWVFGNKFSSNNECQELTSSISLPLVNNNIDNKDSTTSTNNLVSVPSLYSSQHQSQSHHQTTSANMSATALLQKAAQIGTTSTESLFLGSLGLRCNSPSQDHGNKFCGVYGSSSVLTSSDLGSAESYISGELSQMPSIKRRRVQNEEGVWGQTRDFLGVGGANHLPQFINRRMDLI; from the exons atggaCAATAGAGAAATTTCAAATGGTTTTCTTCATGAAAATACAACAAGTTCATCAAATGAAAATCCTCCTATTTTAAAGAGGAAAAGAAATCTCCCTGGAAATCCAG ATCCTGAAGCAGAAGTGATATCTTTATCACCAAAAACATTGATGGCAACAAACAGATTCGTGTGTGAAATTTGTCTAAAGGGTTTTCAAAGGGATCAAAATCTTCAACTTCATCGACGTGGACATAACCTACCTTGGAAGCTGAAACAAAGAACAAGTAAAGAAATAAGGAAGAGAGTGTATGTGTGTCCAGAGAAGACATGTGTTCATAATCATCCTTCAAGGGCTTTGGGAGATTTAACTGGGATAAAGAAGCACTTTTGTAGGAAACACGGTGAGAAGAAGTGGAAGTGTGAGAAGTGCTCAAAATTTTATGCTGTTCAATCGGATTGGAAAGCACACTCAAAGACTTGTGGTACTAGAGAATACAAATGTGATTGTGGCACTATCTTTTCAAG GAGGGATAGCTTTGTCACTCACAGGGCATTTTGTGATGCCTTAGCAGAAGAAACAGCTAGAATAAATGGATCAACAAACATAAACAACTCATTATTAGGAATGGGAGGTAACAACATTGGTAATTACAACATTATGCAAAATTCTCTTGTCCCTAACATAGGAactcatttttcttcaattttcaaaCCAATCTCATGCACAAACCATGAAACAACTAATCAAACATCTAGGTCAGGTTTATCTCTTTGGATGTCTCAAACATCTCATGACACAATATTGGCTAATAATAGTAATTTGCATGAGATTCATGAAAATTGGGTGTTTGGAAATAAATTCTCCTCTAATAATGAATGTCAAGAGTTAACTAGTTCTATTTCACTTCCACTAGTGAATAATAACATTGATAATAAGGATAGTACTACAAGTACAAACAATCTTGTTAGTGTTCCTTCCTTGTATAGCTCACAACACCAATCACAATCTCATCATCAAACAACCTCAGCAAACATGTCAGCAACAGCTTTGTTGCAAAAAGCTGCTCAAATTGGGACAACTTCAACTGAATCATTATTCCTTGGAAGCTTAGGTTTGAGATGCAATAGTCCAAGTCAAGATCATGGGAACAAATTTTGTGGGGTGTATGGTTCAAGTTCAGTTCTTACATCAAGTGATCTTGGGTCAGCTGAGAGCTATATTTCAGGTGAATTGTCACAAATGCCCTCCATAAAACGAAGGCGGGTGCAAAATGAAGAGGGTGTTTGGGGACAAACTAGGGATTTTCTTGGTGTTGGTGGTGCTAACCATTTGCCACAGTTCATCAATCGACGGATGGATTTGATTTGA
- the LOC25487712 gene encoding uncharacterized protein translates to MDRQGWMSFVLKEKLKGLKFIIKEWHKGVYGDMEASVSKRVEDILELDVRGEEVGLSEEEVELRKSLFRDLWRLLRAKDSNMVQRARSKLFKEGDTNSKNFHKCVKIRNSGNSIKALRVGEEWVQSLTNVRRVVVDYFTNHVAAHSWERLKLDGVSFQSLREEDNLSLVAPLSMEEIEKVVKDSEVDKKARDQGKVRIMFDQFHGNDVLPKAILTYFVALIPKINSPLELKDYRPISLLGCLYKLLAKVLARRLAKVMNPIISLNQSAFLKAF, encoded by the exons ATGGATAGACAAGGGTGGAtgagttttgttttgaaagaaaaacttaaaggcTTGAAATTTATTATTAAGGAGTGGCACAAGGGTGTTTATGGTGACATGGAGGCTAGCGTGAGTAAGAGGGTGGAAGACATTCTTGAATTGGATGTTAGAGGGGAGGAAGTGGGGTTGAGTGAGGAAGAGGTGGAGTTGCGAAAATCTTTGTTCCGAGATTTATGGAGACTTTTAAGAGCAAAAGATTCAAATATGGTTCAACGAGCTAGGTCAAAATTGTTTAAGGAAGGAGACACTAATTCAAAGAACTTCCATAAGTGCGTTAAGATAAGGAATAGTGGGAATTCAATAAAGGCTTTACGGGTGGGAGAGGAGTGGGTGCAATCTCTGACGAATGTTAGAAGAGTTGTGGTAGATTACTTTACAAATCATGTTGCGGCTCATTCGTGGGAGCGTCTGAAACTTGATGGGGTGTCTTTCCAAAGTTTGAGGGAGGAGGATAATTTGAGTTTGGTGGCTCCGCTCTCTATGGAGGAAATTGAAAAGGTGGTGAAGGATAGTGAGGTGGATAAAAAAGCTCGGGACC AGGGGAAGGTGAGAATTATGTTTGACCAATTTCATGGGAATGATGTGTTGCCTAAGGCGATATTGACTTATTTTGTGGCGTTGATTCCTAAAATTAATTCCCCATTAGAGTTAAAAGATTACCGGCCCATTTCCTTGTTGGGGTGCCTTTACAAGCTTTTGGCTAAGGTTCTAGCTAGAAGGCTTGCTAAGGTGATGAACCCTATTATTTCATTGAATCAATCGGCGTTTCTCAAGGCTTTCTAA
- the LOC25487713 gene encoding monothiol glutaredoxin-S9, translating into MHQAIPYMSSHNNNFGNINENYYSNKKKENHASSKGEEKMILNMVSENAVIVIGKRGCCMSHVVKRLLQSLGVNPAIHEVEEEKDEVIVARELESIIEGNVQFPMVFIGGKLFGGLDRLMATHISGELVPLLKQAGALWL; encoded by the coding sequence ATGCATCAAGCAATTCCTTACATGTCATCACACAACAACAATTTTGGTAACatcaatgaaaattattattctAACAAGAAGAAGGAGAATCATGCTTCATCCAAAGGAGAAGAAAAGATGATTTTGAACATGGTTTCAGAGAACGCTGTGATAGTTATTGGGAAACGAGGTTGCTGCATGAGTCATGTAGTGAAAAGGCTTCTACAAAGTCTAGGTGTTAACCCTGCAATTCATGAGGTggaagaagagaaagatgaaGTGATTGTTGCAAGAGAATTGGAATCAATAATTGAAGGAAATGTGCAGTTTCCAATGGTGTTTATAGGTGGTAAGTTGTTTGGTGGATTGGATCGTCTCATGGCTACTCATATTTCTGGTGAATTGGTTCCATTGCTTAAACAAGCTGGAGCTTTATGGCTATGA
- the LOC25487714 gene encoding prohibitin-1, mitochondrial, whose translation MNNMKNMKVPSGGAASTLAKLGIIGGIGLYAAANSLYNVEGGHRAIVFNRLVGVKDKVYPEGTHFVIPWFERPVIYDVRARPHLVESTSGSRDLQMVKIGLRVLTRPLPGQLPTVYRTLGENYNERVLPSIIHETLKAVVAQYNASQLITQREAVSREIRKILTERAANFNIALDDVSITSLTFGKEFTAAIEAKQVAAQEAERAKFVVEKAEQDKRSAVIRAQGEAKSAQLIGQAIANNPAFITLRKIEAAREIAHVIANSANKVYLEAGDLLLNLQGINLDPSKK comes from the exons ATGAATAATATGAAGAATATGAAAGTTCCAAGTGGTGGTGCTGCTTCAACACTGGCGAAATTGGGAATTATTGGTGGAATTGGTTTGTATGCTGCTGCTAACAGTCTTTACAATGTTGAAGGAGGTCACCGTGCTATTGTGTTCAATCGTCTCGTTGGTGTCAAAGACAAG GTTTATCCTGAAGGAACCCATTTCGTGATTCCTTGGTTTGAGAGGCCGGTGATCTATGATGTTCGTGCACGTCCTCATTTGGTTGAGAGTACTTCTGGGAGTCGTGATCTGCAGATG GTGAAAATTGGACTTCGAGTCCTTACTCGTCCTTTGCCTGGCCAGCTACCTACAGTTTATCGGACCCTTGGAGAGAACTATAATGAACGGGTTTTGCCTTCAATCATACATGAAACTTTGAAAGCTGTGGTTGCCCAGTACAATGCCAGCCAACTTATTACACAGCGAGAG GCTGTTAGTCGTGAAATCCGGAAGATTCTGACTGAGAGGGCAGCCAACTTCAACATTGCTCTTGATGATGTGTCAATTACTAGTCTGACCTTTGGCAAGGAGTTTACTGCTGCAATTGAAGCCAAGCAGGTGGCTGCACAAGAAGCTGAGAGGGCTAAATTTGTTGTGGAAAAAGCTGAGCAAGACAAGAGAAGTGCTGTAATTAGAGCACAG GGTGAGGCTAAAAGTGCCCAACTGATCGGACAAGCCATTGCCAACAATCCAGCTTTCATCACACTGAGGAAGATAGAAGCCGCGAGGGAGATAGCACATGTTATTGCAAATTCAGCAAACAAGGTTTACCTGGAAGCAGGTGATCTTTTGCTGAATCTTCAGGGGATCAACTTGGATCCTAGCAAAAAATGA
- the LOC25487715 gene encoding fasciclin-like arabinogalactan protein 13, giving the protein MALTTTTPLALILLTLIPFLTPQIQAQAPAPAPSGPINITTIFEKAGQYNFLIRLLNETQQLTQIQTQLNSTSEGFTIFAPTDNAFQNLPSGAINDLSDQQKVQLILYHVTPKYYSLSDFLTVSNPVRTQASGKEGNWGLHFTSQGNQVNVSTGVVTVPINNALRQQFPLAVYQLDKVLLPSELFGAKSPSSSPAPKSSKTPSKTPSSSDVEGDAPSPASSKKDDSAAGRNVGFGFVAGLGLICMGVLL; this is encoded by the exons ATGGCACTCACCACTACAACACCTCTTGCACTCATTCTTCTCACTCTCATTCCCTTCTTAACTCCACAAATCCAAGCCCAAGCCCCAGCACCAGCACCCTCAGGCCCAATCAACATCACAACAATCTTTGAAAAAGCTGGTCAATACAACTTCCTCATTCGTCTCCTCAATGAAACTCAACAACTCACtcaaatccaaacccaactcaACTCAACTTCAGAAGGTTTCACAATCTTTGCCCCAACAGACAATGCCTTCCAAAATCTTCCATCAG GAGCAATCAACGACCTCTCCGACCAACAGAAAGTTCAACTCATTCTCTACCATGTTACACCAAAATACTACTCTCTTTCCGATTTCTTAACAGTTTCTAACCCAGTTAGAACACAAGCTTCTGGTAAAGAAGGTAACTGGGGTCTTCACTTCACTTCACAAGGTAACCAAGTCAATGTTTCAACTGGAGTTGTTACTGTACCTATCAACAATGCATTGAGACAACAATTTCCTTTGGCTGTTTATCAATTGGACAAGGTTTTGTTACCTTCTGAACTTTTTGGTGCTAAGTCTCCATCTTCATCTCCAGCTCCTAAGTCGTCGAAAACTCCTTCCAAAACTCCGAGCAGCAGCGACGTTGAAGGTGATGCTCCATCTCCTGCGTCTAGTAAGAAGGATGATAGTGCAGCTGGAAGGAATGTCGGTTTTGGATTTGTTGCTgggcttggtttgatttgcATGGGAGTTCTTCTTTGA
- the LOC25487716 gene encoding uncharacterized protein, whose product MAKNNKYASINFNHIYDNKPITTTKTNNASKNPSLSSSSSFSSASYSAVSAPNKHGRILVLTRPTPKPISHPTPPAQSQQSKPNPIQAPVSSDRPRSQPGPDSISLRPLGRTGSLSSGLLPNPVLNGEKEKSLPVKSGKFVPPHLRPGFVPREECLRENLRPKSGGNERMRKVSGSDTGFGNRPNSSG is encoded by the coding sequence ATGGCAAAAAACAACAAGTATGCATCCATCAACTTCAACCATATCTACGATAACAAACCCATAACAACCACCAAAACCAACAACGCTTCAAAGAACCCttctctttcatcttcttcttccttctcatcGGCTTCGTATTCTGCTGTTTCCGCACCAAACAAACATGGCCGAATCCTCGTTCTAACCCGACCCACACCCAAACCCATTTCACATCCCACCCCTCCCGCACAATCACAACAATCCAAACCCAACCCGATCCAGGCTCCTGTTTCTTCAGATCGACCACGGTCTCAACCGGGACCAGATTCAATCTCGCTTCGTCCATTGGGTCGAACCGGTTCTTTGTCGTCGGGTCTTTTACCGAACCCTGTTTTGAACGGCGAGAAAGAGAAGAGTTTGCCGGTGAAAAGTGGTAAATTTGTGCCGCCGCATCTTCGGCCAGGGTTTGTGCCGAGGGAGGAGTGTCTTAGGGAAAACTTGCGACCCAAGTCTGGCGGTAATGAGAGGATGAGGAAGGTTTCTGGGTCTGATACGGGTTTTGGGAATCGACCCAATTCTAGTGGATGA